In a genomic window of Leptospira broomii serovar Hurstbridge str. 5399:
- a CDS encoding lytic transglycosylase domain-containing protein, which yields MNQPKIRKRHFFIAILPLLYQSLVAPIAGSLTENWILNKSRTETHSVKKFIQEHRPSISPSELEILTKTILLEAAKIDDLACGTYCSEGEKVGLLLGLIQVESEFSRKAKSKKNARGYMQVLPSTGAWIGSLEGLKVRDFNLFETEVNIHLGVSYLNHLLETQDGDIRKALLAYNAGPAAVKKWGGVRQYAEDVFSIQEEYLGFRK from the coding sequence ATGAACCAGCCTAAGATTCGAAAACGACACTTCTTTATAGCGATCCTGCCCCTGCTCTACCAATCCTTGGTCGCGCCGATTGCGGGATCTCTGACTGAAAATTGGATTTTAAACAAAAGCCGGACAGAAACCCATTCGGTAAAGAAATTCATCCAGGAGCACAGACCATCCATCTCCCCTTCGGAGCTGGAAATATTAACTAAAACGATACTACTCGAAGCGGCAAAGATCGACGATCTGGCCTGCGGGACTTATTGTTCCGAAGGTGAAAAAGTAGGTCTTCTTCTTGGATTGATTCAAGTTGAATCCGAATTCTCCAGAAAAGCCAAATCCAAAAAGAATGCCCGAGGCTATATGCAGGTTCTTCCTTCTACTGGAGCCTGGATAGGTTCTCTGGAGGGCCTGAAGGTGCGTGATTTTAACCTATTCGAGACCGAAGTAAATATACATTTAGGGGTTTCCTATCTAAATCATTTATTAGAAACCCAAGACGGAGATATTCGTAAGGCGCTATTGGCGTATAATGCCGGTCCGGCCGCCGTGAAAAAATGGGGCGGAGTCCGTCAATATGCCGAAGATGTATTTTCCATACAGGAAGAATACTTAGGATTTCGGAAATAG
- a CDS encoding putative toxin-antitoxin system toxin component, PIN family — translation MGIDDLIVYMLSFKRLKIVLDANVLYQALRAESGASRAILELIFEQKIKHSVSTPVFKEYEEVLKRDSSKKDLGIKDKEIKKILGFIAYVSFAQTIYHSFRPNLRDEDDNHFEELAIASNADYLITSNTKDYLVGNNLKFEDLKVITPSEFMKIWRVENES, via the coding sequence TTGGGCATTGACGATTTGATAGTATATATGCTCTCATTTAAAAGATTGAAAATTGTCTTAGATGCGAATGTTTTATACCAAGCCTTAAGGGCTGAATCAGGCGCTTCTCGGGCAATTTTAGAATTAATCTTCGAGCAAAAGATCAAGCATAGCGTATCAACTCCCGTATTTAAAGAATATGAGGAAGTCTTGAAAAGAGACAGTTCAAAAAAGGATTTAGGTATCAAGGATAAAGAAATTAAGAAAATCCTCGGCTTTATTGCTTACGTAAGTTTTGCTCAAACGATTTATCATTCATTTCGACCAAACTTACGAGATGAGGATGATAATCACTTTGAAGAACTGGCTATTGCGTCGAATGCGGATTACTTAATAACAAGCAATACTAAGGATTATCTGGTCGGTAATAATCTTAAATTTGAAGATTTGAAAGTGATTACACCATCCGAATTTATGAAGATATGGAGGGTAGAAAATGAAAGCTAA
- a CDS encoding toxin-antitoxin system HicB family antitoxin, with the protein MKAKASILTIRIPSELKHKIERVAEEQGVSINQLALYAFAKEIQDIETSQYFEKYYKGKSKKQIFSDFREVLSAIKSKGSVPDWDKL; encoded by the coding sequence ATGAAAGCTAAAGCTAGTATTTTAACGATCCGGATTCCCTCCGAGCTAAAACATAAAATCGAAAGAGTAGCAGAAGAGCAGGGTGTTTCAATAAATCAATTAGCTCTGTATGCTTTTGCAAAGGAAATACAAGATATTGAAACTTCTCAATATTTCGAGAAGTATTACAAGGGAAAGAGTAAGAAGCAAATATTTTCCGATTTTCGGGAAGTTCTCTCCGCTATAAAGAGTAAAGGGTCCGTTCCGGATTGGGATAAATTATAA
- a CDS encoding leucyl aminopeptidase family protein, translating into MKLEKSKIHFSIGKNASKNIYKIVPVAKDHLPKELEAKFSEQIKSSIFTGETGQSLIDESDRIIYLGLGESGKTSVRSVAQLFFSFGEKLRKWDGVGLEIKLPRFLTKNLSPASLVYQIANSIDLGAFPLNVLTKDFKEKKLKFGSVTFLPEDPNVEKAASQGLEKSKAVSKYVNGSRFIAHLPANHFTPEEFVARSKEIAKENGLKITIFDEPQLKKEKMGGILAVSQGSDKKPKMIILEYHPVKPKTRKKLALIGKGLTFDSGGISIKPAQDMHEMKYDMCGAAAVIHAIGAIAELGIGVPVIAAIGVAENMPDAAALKPGDVYTAHNGLTVEVQNTDAEGRLVLGDVLSYIGKKFKPDYMVDLATLTGAIIISLGHEAAGVMSNSEKLAELLNEASASSDERTWNLPLWDEYGEDLKSDIADLRNVAGRPGGSLSAGKYLERFVDSGIEWAHIDIAGTAWRKKSSGTQIGNGPSGYGVRLLVDLAEKLEKSK; encoded by the coding sequence ATGAAATTAGAAAAATCCAAAATTCATTTTTCAATTGGAAAGAATGCATCGAAAAACATCTATAAAATCGTTCCAGTAGCGAAAGATCATCTACCGAAAGAACTCGAAGCGAAATTTTCCGAGCAAATCAAATCTTCCATCTTTACCGGAGAAACCGGTCAGTCTCTGATCGATGAATCCGATCGAATCATTTATCTCGGTCTAGGAGAGTCTGGAAAAACAAGCGTTCGAAGCGTAGCTCAATTGTTTTTTTCCTTCGGAGAGAAGCTTAGAAAATGGGACGGCGTCGGATTGGAAATTAAACTTCCTAGATTTCTTACAAAAAATTTGTCTCCCGCTTCATTGGTTTATCAAATCGCCAATTCGATCGATTTGGGAGCATTCCCATTAAACGTATTAACGAAAGACTTCAAAGAAAAAAAACTAAAATTCGGTTCGGTTACTTTTTTGCCGGAGGACCCGAATGTCGAGAAGGCCGCTTCCCAAGGTTTAGAGAAATCGAAAGCGGTTAGTAAGTACGTTAACGGAAGTCGCTTTATCGCCCACCTGCCTGCAAATCATTTTACCCCCGAAGAATTCGTAGCTCGATCTAAGGAAATTGCGAAAGAGAACGGATTAAAGATTACGATATTCGACGAGCCCCAACTAAAGAAGGAAAAGATGGGGGGAATTCTCGCGGTTTCACAAGGCTCGGATAAGAAACCGAAAATGATTATTCTGGAATATCATCCGGTAAAACCTAAAACTCGGAAAAAATTAGCTTTGATCGGAAAGGGCCTAACGTTCGATTCCGGAGGAATAAGCATCAAACCGGCTCAAGACATGCACGAAATGAAATACGACATGTGCGGTGCGGCTGCGGTGATTCATGCTATCGGAGCGATTGCGGAATTAGGGATCGGTGTGCCTGTAATCGCGGCGATCGGAGTCGCAGAGAACATGCCGGACGCAGCCGCTTTAAAACCTGGCGATGTTTACACTGCACATAATGGTCTAACGGTGGAGGTTCAGAATACCGATGCAGAAGGACGTTTGGTGTTAGGAGATGTACTCTCCTATATCGGGAAAAAATTCAAACCGGACTATATGGTAGATTTAGCGACTTTGACAGGAGCGATTATCATTTCTCTCGGACACGAAGCCGCTGGAGTTATGAGCAATTCTGAAAAACTTGCGGAACTCTTAAATGAAGCATCCGCATCCTCGGACGAGCGAACCTGGAATCTTCCTCTTTGGGACGAATACGGAGAAGATTTAAAAAGTGATATAGCAGACTTGCGGAATGTTGCGGGACGTCCCGGAGGAAGTCTTTCAGCAGGAAAATACTTGGAACGATTTGTCGATTCGGGTATTGAGTGGGCCCATATTGACATTGCAGGAACTGCCTGGAGAAAAAAATCATCCGGAACCCAAATCGGAAACGGACCAAGCGGTTACGGAGTTCGCCTTTTAGTCGATCTCGCAGAAAAATTAGAAAAAAGCAAATAA
- the bcp gene encoding thioredoxin-dependent thiol peroxidase has product MSELKAGAKAPSFTGTNQSGEKVELKNLLGKKGTILYFYPKDQTPGCTTEACDFRDNFARLKKEGFNVVGVSKDSIKSHQKFIEKQELNFTLISDEDGSICEKYGVWQLKKFMGREFMGIIRTTLLIGPDLKILKIYPKVSVKGHVDEILADIKALEKK; this is encoded by the coding sequence ATGAGTGAATTGAAAGCCGGCGCCAAAGCGCCCAGTTTTACGGGAACAAACCAGTCCGGTGAAAAAGTAGAGCTAAAGAATCTACTAGGGAAAAAAGGAACGATCCTTTATTTCTATCCCAAAGACCAAACTCCCGGCTGCACGACCGAAGCCTGCGATTTTCGGGACAATTTTGCCCGACTCAAAAAAGAAGGATTCAATGTCGTCGGAGTTTCCAAAGATTCGATTAAATCCCATCAGAAATTTATTGAAAAGCAGGAACTGAACTTTACTTTGATCTCGGACGAGGATGGAAGCATCTGCGAAAAATACGGGGTCTGGCAATTGAAGAAATTTATGGGCAGAGAGTTTATGGGTATCATAAGAACCACTTTGCTGATCGGGCCCGATCTTAAAATATTGAAAATTTACCCGAAGGTAAGCGTAAAAGGCCACGTGGATGAGATACTCGCCGATATCAAGGCTCTGGAGAAGAAATGA
- a CDS encoding S8 family serine peptidase, whose amino-acid sequence MKIESRFILRILILLILGIIFSGQKPIRNPFGILVKKPEYVPGEIIVKFKTGASVSSLVFQKGGKLLSNLGHSQITHIKLQSGESVETAVQTYSNDPNVEFAEPNYIYRAQSPNDSSYGSLWGLKNTGQTVTAGSTVNPDFYTDTNGNPTANPGTSGKDISAESAWTLQTDCSSVVVAVVDSGINYNHQDLTNEMWSPSGSCLDENGGTIIGSCPNHGWNYTGTRVANDPMDYTGHGTHVAGTIGAQGNNGIGTTGICQTSKLMAVRVLDETGSGATANIIKGINFAVNNGAKVINMSLGGPYSSSYYLAIQNALNHDVVVAVAAGNSGLDHANGSNASYPCDFNLSNLVCVAALDQNFSLSNFSDFNTAASGSTVALGAPGTNIMSTWSGNMSVFSQSTPGQDFSAWTITGTDWRVKNCTIGGKTFTNLLMFTSSVNTVDACDFWSAAAYYRQASSGNNIYRTFTLPFTVVAATLAIDYYEALLNTDHFNIYAGTNSGSFPASLVISKVGIGSLDYKNPTYNLSSICNSTTCTIGLNFTSTGNGVIGVGAGIGVDNYTLTTLGNDTTHYNIINGTSMASPHVAGVAALVRAYNPNYTYSDTVNAILYGGTSNGSLQGKTKTGNAVNAYGALKYINAPTGITVTVQ is encoded by the coding sequence ATGAAAATTGAAAGCAGATTCATTCTAAGAATTTTAATACTTCTCATTCTAGGAATCATATTTTCCGGCCAAAAACCGATCCGGAACCCGTTCGGGATCCTCGTCAAAAAACCTGAATACGTTCCTGGTGAAATCATCGTTAAGTTCAAAACGGGTGCCTCCGTAAGCTCCTTAGTCTTTCAGAAAGGCGGAAAACTTTTATCGAATCTAGGTCATTCTCAAATCACGCATATCAAACTCCAATCGGGAGAATCCGTTGAGACTGCAGTACAAACTTATTCGAATGACCCGAATGTGGAGTTTGCTGAACCGAATTATATTTATCGTGCACAATCTCCGAATGACTCCTCGTATGGAAGCCTTTGGGGATTAAAAAATACAGGCCAGACAGTCACTGCAGGGAGCACCGTAAATCCCGATTTTTATACCGATACGAACGGAAATCCGACTGCTAATCCGGGGACTTCGGGCAAGGATATTAGCGCAGAATCCGCATGGACCTTGCAAACCGATTGTAGCTCAGTCGTAGTTGCGGTTGTAGATTCCGGAATTAATTATAATCACCAAGATTTAACCAATGAAATGTGGAGTCCGAGCGGAAGTTGCCTGGATGAAAATGGCGGGACCATCATCGGTTCTTGCCCAAATCACGGTTGGAACTATACGGGCACTCGAGTCGCAAATGATCCGATGGATTATACCGGGCACGGAACTCATGTTGCAGGAACTATAGGTGCACAGGGAAATAACGGAATTGGCACAACCGGCATTTGCCAGACAAGTAAACTTATGGCTGTACGCGTTCTGGATGAAACGGGCTCCGGTGCCACAGCCAATATCATCAAAGGAATTAATTTTGCCGTTAATAACGGCGCAAAAGTGATCAACATGAGTCTCGGCGGTCCTTACAGCTCCAGCTATTATTTAGCAATTCAGAATGCGCTAAACCATGATGTAGTCGTTGCAGTAGCTGCCGGAAATTCCGGATTGGATCATGCAAACGGATCCAATGCAAGTTACCCATGCGATTTTAATTTATCGAATCTAGTTTGCGTAGCGGCCCTAGATCAAAATTTTAGTCTATCGAATTTTTCCGATTTTAATACGGCCGCTTCCGGATCTACCGTCGCACTCGGCGCTCCCGGAACCAATATCATGAGTACTTGGTCGGGAAATATGAGTGTCTTTTCCCAATCAACTCCGGGCCAAGACTTCTCCGCGTGGACGATCACCGGGACCGATTGGAGGGTGAAGAACTGTACAATTGGAGGGAAAACATTTACGAATTTACTAATGTTTACTTCCTCAGTCAACACGGTAGATGCATGTGATTTTTGGTCGGCAGCTGCATACTATCGACAAGCTTCTTCCGGAAATAATATTTACAGGACATTCACTCTTCCGTTCACGGTAGTAGCGGCCACCCTAGCTATCGATTATTATGAAGCACTATTGAATACTGATCATTTCAATATCTATGCGGGAACAAACAGCGGTTCGTTTCCGGCCTCCCTTGTTATATCAAAGGTCGGTATCGGTAGTTTGGACTATAAAAATCCTACCTATAATCTCTCTTCCATTTGTAATTCGACGACTTGTACGATCGGCCTAAATTTTACTTCGACAGGTAACGGCGTAATTGGTGTTGGAGCTGGAATTGGAGTCGATAATTATACTCTGACGACCTTAGGAAATGATACGACCCATTACAATATCATCAACGGAACTTCGATGGCATCTCCGCATGTGGCTGGGGTTGCCGCCCTAGTAAGAGCTTATAATCCAAACTATACTTATTCGGATACGGTGAACGCGATTTTATACGGCGGGACTTCGAACGGTTCTTTACAAGGAAAGACGAAAACGGGAAATGCAGTCAATGCATACGGAGCCTTGAAATATATCAATGCGCCGACAGGTATTACCGTTACTGTTCAATAA
- a CDS encoding glycosyl hydrolase family 18 protein translates to MRSILVASSVVVLLLLSAIGILFWKSKKQADETLAIEARRVYASTWSQDFWAMLKYVHLYDELHPFLYSLEGGRSNTGKLRSVWKPHEIAERIMWFRLVSPKTLIIPTIFRWENDFEKVSDAIGLNGNLKVRDFHIKNIINEIETYGYDGIDIDYEGMTCEKKESFEEFLIALKGELGKRNKLLSVSIHPKTVSEKKSVFPCKGLHAPIQVDFFEAYRGQLSHDYEFLGKIADKVKIMAYELHPRKNGFPGPGPQAPDWWIERILEYAVTRIPADKLYMAIPTYGYDWSLNCDIPSKSVYYSRAKFIRDHWNPRIEQPTDVLKVYQTQPKASDWIFLRPYLYRHEGHIYTDPSLWYRLGGCDRVAFYMNRTAFEAKMNILEKFKIRGFSFWQLIEDNDPEINEYLEEKIGK, encoded by the coding sequence ATTCGATCTATTCTCGTCGCGTCTTCGGTCGTAGTACTCCTTTTATTATCAGCTATAGGAATCCTCTTCTGGAAAAGTAAAAAGCAAGCGGATGAAACTCTGGCCATCGAAGCTAGACGGGTTTACGCTTCTACTTGGTCCCAAGATTTTTGGGCAATGCTCAAATACGTTCATTTATACGACGAATTGCACCCTTTCCTTTACAGTTTGGAGGGAGGGAGGAGTAATACGGGAAAACTTCGCTCAGTCTGGAAGCCGCATGAAATCGCTGAGAGAATCATGTGGTTTCGTCTCGTTTCTCCGAAAACGTTGATTATTCCCACGATTTTTCGCTGGGAGAATGATTTTGAAAAAGTCTCCGATGCGATCGGGTTGAACGGAAATCTCAAAGTGCGGGATTTTCATATTAAAAATATAATCAATGAAATCGAAACGTACGGTTACGACGGAATCGATATCGATTATGAAGGAATGACTTGCGAAAAAAAGGAATCCTTCGAAGAGTTTTTGATCGCGTTGAAGGGAGAATTAGGGAAACGAAATAAACTACTTTCTGTATCGATACATCCGAAAACAGTTTCCGAAAAGAAATCCGTTTTTCCTTGCAAAGGTTTACATGCTCCTATACAGGTCGATTTTTTTGAGGCGTATCGAGGGCAGCTTTCCCACGACTATGAATTTTTAGGAAAGATCGCGGATAAAGTAAAGATCATGGCGTATGAGTTGCATCCGAGAAAGAATGGATTTCCCGGTCCTGGACCTCAAGCCCCGGATTGGTGGATAGAACGCATCCTCGAATATGCAGTGACTCGAATTCCGGCGGACAAATTATATATGGCAATTCCTACTTACGGATATGATTGGTCGTTAAACTGCGATATTCCCTCCAAATCGGTATATTACTCCCGTGCGAAATTCATTCGAGATCATTGGAATCCTAGGATAGAACAGCCTACCGACGTTTTGAAGGTCTATCAAACTCAACCGAAAGCGTCCGATTGGATATTTCTTCGCCCCTACCTTTATAGGCATGAAGGGCATATTTACACCGATCCGTCCCTATGGTATCGTTTAGGCGGCTGCGATCGTGTCGCTTTTTATATGAATAGGACCGCTTTCGAAGCAAAGATGAATATTTTAGAAAAATTTAAAATACGAGGCTTTTCTTTTTGGCAGCTGATAGAGGACAACGATCCGGAAATTAACGAATATTTGGAGGAGAAAATAGGAAAGTGA
- a CDS encoding acyl-CoA dehydrogenase family protein: protein MDFTLTNDEQEFIESFRTFCKKEIAPFAEELDRKKELPRTHYTKLAEAGYLGLMHEEEYGGQGAGLFLSTLAMEVVSEYCGSTFFSVGASGGLFGLPLKHFGTKEQKKKYLPEIISAKKIGSLGVTEPDSGSDVASITTVAKRSGNDRYLLTGQKTYITNAPNADYCLVLARALDSSGKEKGLTHFIVDLHSKGVSRSLAMDKMGLRASPTGALFFEDVEVPEENILGKLGKGFRQTMQTFNTERLSLAAYSLGVMRACMSDSKSFASSRKSFGKSISQHQAVAFLLAEIYTKLEASKWLTYNVAWESEASERLGKGNMSLSGKCAACKLFATTSAREVTNLAVQVHGGAGFMDEYRVSRLYRDVRLGEIGGGTSEIQKLIISGSLMKQDVS, encoded by the coding sequence ATGGATTTCACGTTAACAAATGATGAACAAGAGTTCATTGAATCTTTTCGGACATTTTGCAAAAAGGAGATAGCTCCCTTTGCAGAGGAATTGGATAGGAAAAAGGAACTGCCTAGGACTCATTATACCAAACTAGCGGAAGCCGGCTATCTAGGCTTAATGCACGAGGAAGAATACGGAGGCCAAGGCGCCGGATTGTTCCTTAGCACGCTCGCAATGGAAGTGGTCTCGGAATATTGCGGTAGCACATTTTTCAGTGTCGGCGCTTCAGGAGGATTATTCGGCCTGCCTCTCAAACATTTTGGAACTAAAGAACAGAAAAAAAAATATCTACCTGAAATTATTTCCGCAAAGAAGATCGGATCCCTCGGTGTCACCGAACCCGATTCCGGATCGGACGTCGCATCGATCACTACGGTTGCAAAACGGTCGGGAAATGATCGATATTTACTTACGGGACAAAAAACATATATTACTAATGCACCGAATGCGGATTATTGTTTGGTTCTTGCAAGAGCCTTGGATTCGTCGGGAAAAGAAAAAGGGCTTACTCATTTTATCGTAGACCTGCATAGTAAGGGAGTCAGTCGCTCTCTTGCTATGGATAAAATGGGATTAAGAGCCTCGCCTACTGGTGCTCTTTTCTTCGAAGATGTGGAAGTTCCCGAAGAGAATATTTTAGGAAAATTAGGGAAGGGTTTCAGGCAAACGATGCAGACATTCAATACCGAACGTCTATCATTGGCGGCGTACTCGCTGGGAGTAATGCGAGCCTGTATGTCGGATTCTAAATCGTTCGCATCCTCCCGTAAAAGTTTCGGAAAGTCGATTTCGCAACATCAAGCTGTGGCATTTCTTTTGGCGGAAATCTACACTAAACTCGAAGCGTCAAAATGGCTGACGTATAACGTGGCTTGGGAAAGCGAAGCTTCGGAACGATTAGGAAAAGGCAATATGTCCTTATCCGGAAAGTGCGCCGCCTGCAAATTATTCGCTACTACTTCGGCGCGAGAAGTTACGAACCTCGCCGTCCAAGTTCATGGAGGCGCGGGCTTCATGGACGAATACCGAGTTTCGAGATTGTATAGGGATGTTCGCTTAGGTGAAATAGGCGGGGGAACGAGCGAGATTCAAAAATTAATAATCTCCGGAAGTTTAATGAAACAAGATGTTTCATAA
- a CDS encoding helix-turn-helix domain-containing protein — translation MPNYFFMSEYPLGNHWSFWVLVTFAIFGTYLGLLLCIGQSVIERKTALNRLLALLFLSLGILEGTGLCMVMGYFNEIPRVVLLHIPVLGSLGPILYGIHKIIQDSEFEDSALGLSRKHFVLPGLIWAAYGIVFFLNLSELQNGFQKFVSTRGLFDLIFYVPLLVLAGYILGLLKGTRMLFKIAVLREEWTARVLLYIVLATIANHSVGALYLAGKNSIFLLISADMMTLSLCVSYLIGRKYPAYFQNLQKVARETNSKYSRSLLLGMNMETLRENLRLAMETEKLYRDEDLSLATLAEELALSPHQLSELINQEMGKNFSAFVNEYRIREACELLKEEADRSILDIGYEVGFRSKTSFHRAFIKQVGLPPSEFREKNST, via the coding sequence ATGCCGAACTATTTTTTTATGAGCGAATATCCTCTAGGCAACCATTGGTCGTTTTGGGTTCTAGTTACATTCGCCATATTTGGCACGTATCTAGGACTTCTACTTTGTATCGGTCAATCGGTTATAGAAAGGAAGACGGCTTTAAATAGATTACTGGCCTTACTGTTTCTTTCCTTAGGAATATTGGAAGGTACCGGCCTTTGCATGGTGATGGGATACTTTAACGAAATTCCAAGAGTCGTCTTATTACATATTCCCGTCCTGGGATCTCTAGGACCGATTCTATATGGAATTCATAAGATTATTCAAGATTCCGAATTTGAAGATTCTGCTCTCGGATTAAGTCGAAAACATTTTGTTCTGCCGGGACTTATTTGGGCAGCGTATGGAATCGTTTTCTTTTTGAATCTATCGGAATTGCAAAACGGTTTTCAAAAATTCGTTTCGACTCGCGGCCTATTCGACCTAATATTTTACGTACCGTTACTCGTACTCGCGGGTTATATTTTAGGACTTCTTAAGGGCACGCGAATGTTGTTTAAGATCGCGGTCCTACGCGAGGAATGGACGGCGAGGGTTCTCCTATATATCGTTTTAGCTACGATCGCGAATCATTCGGTTGGGGCCTTATATCTGGCGGGTAAGAATTCCATATTTCTACTTATCAGCGCCGATATGATGACATTAAGTCTCTGCGTTTCCTATTTGATCGGCCGAAAATATCCTGCCTACTTTCAGAATTTGCAAAAAGTCGCGAGAGAAACCAACAGTAAATATTCCCGGTCCCTTTTACTAGGAATGAATATGGAGACTCTAAGGGAAAATTTACGGCTTGCGATGGAAACGGAAAAACTCTATCGGGACGAAGATTTGAGTTTGGCGACTCTTGCGGAAGAACTGGCGCTCTCTCCTCACCAATTATCTGAATTGATCAACCAGGAAATGGGTAAGAACTTTTCAGCCTTTGTGAACGAGTATAGAATTCGGGAAGCCTGCGAATTGTTAAAAGAAGAAGCGGACCGATCCATCTTGGATATCGGTTATGAAGTGGGTTTTCGCAGCAAAACTTCTTTTCATAGAGCTTTTATCAAGCAAGTGGGATTACCTCCTTCGGAGTTTCGCGAGAAGAATTCGACCTAA
- a CDS encoding fatty acid desaturase produces MGSTVMEKKRTIDALTDKEKAKRIIKWIRYSDSKFRKRFSFLKYQNAIGFGITIGSAGGMIFLAGLYIAGLIPFWACIIGNGVLASFLHEMEHDLIHSIYFKESPRMQNFLFWMVWLFRANTVNPWFRKEIHLLHHKLSGNPEDIEERFISNGMPLGWKRFLVMVDPIMAVVLQGPKIRKDAIHYLKKIKSSPIKGPFRSIFLLLWYSFLIWGLFAILNWSVGSPIQENGWVATAHTILNTAAVVYLIPCWLRQTAIQIVSSNMHYYGDVKGLYQQTQVLDSWLVLPLHLFCFNFGATHGIHHFVVSQPFYLRQAVAPSVRPILKKYGIRFNDFESMLRGNRYEKSSSGELGLA; encoded by the coding sequence ATGGGTTCAACGGTGATGGAAAAAAAACGCACGATCGACGCTTTGACGGATAAGGAGAAAGCGAAACGAATTATCAAATGGATTCGTTACTCCGATTCAAAATTTAGAAAACGATTTTCTTTTTTAAAATATCAAAATGCGATCGGCTTCGGTATAACGATCGGTTCGGCGGGAGGAATGATTTTCCTAGCGGGACTTTATATTGCCGGTTTAATTCCTTTTTGGGCCTGCATCATCGGAAACGGAGTTCTCGCCTCTTTTTTACACGAGATGGAACATGATCTCATACATAGCATTTATTTTAAAGAAAGCCCTAGAATGCAAAATTTTCTATTTTGGATGGTTTGGCTTTTTCGCGCAAACACGGTAAACCCGTGGTTCAGAAAAGAAATCCATCTATTGCATCATAAACTGTCCGGAAATCCCGAAGATATCGAAGAGAGATTCATAAGTAACGGAATGCCTCTTGGATGGAAACGCTTTCTGGTTATGGTCGATCCGATTATGGCGGTCGTTCTTCAAGGTCCGAAAATTCGAAAAGATGCGATTCACTACCTAAAAAAAATAAAATCATCCCCGATTAAAGGACCGTTTCGATCCATCTTTCTACTGCTATGGTATTCGTTTCTTATCTGGGGATTGTTTGCCATATTGAATTGGTCTGTCGGTTCGCCTATTCAGGAAAACGGTTGGGTTGCAACTGCTCATACGATTCTAAACACCGCTGCTGTCGTTTATCTGATTCCTTGTTGGTTAAGGCAAACTGCTATCCAAATCGTTTCTTCGAATATGCACTATTATGGAGATGTTAAAGGATTGTATCAGCAAACTCAGGTACTCGATTCTTGGCTCGTTCTCCCTCTCCATTTATTTTGTTTTAATTTCGGCGCGACTCACGGAATTCATCACTTCGTCGTAAGCCAGCCGTTTTATTTGAGACAGGCGGTGGCGCCGTCCGTCAGGCCGATTTTAAAGAAATATGGAATTCGATTCAACGATTTTGAAAGTATGCTTAGAGGGAATCGATACGAAAAATCTAGCTCGGGTGAACTTGGGCTGGCATAA